GAGGCATCGGGAACGGCGCACGCCCTCGTGTGGCGCGATCAGGGCTTCGCAGTCCAGGAGCAGCCGCTTGCCACGATCCTCTCCGAACTGGAGCGGCGCTACGCGCTCGACATCGACCTGACCGCTGCGGAGACCGAGGACGGCGGGCTGCTCACGCTCTACTACCCGCAGCCCACCGAGGTCGAGACCATCCTCCGCGACATCTGCACGGACCGCGAGTTGAACTACCGCCGAACGAGCCGAGGTTTCGAGATATATTAGGTCCACGAATCACCGGGAGGGACTGCTCACCTCTCGGCACGTCCCCATGATTCAGCGCCTCTCCCTTCTGCTGCTGCTGGCCGGCCTCGCTTCCTCGGCGTGGGCGCAGGGGAGGCACTACACGCTCGCGCTGCGCGACGTGCCGCTGGACCAGGCGCTCGAAACGCTGGTCGAGTTGACCCAAATCAACCTGCTGTACGGGGACGAAGTCGGCGAGGCGCGGGTCTACTGCCGGCGCGACGAGGTCGAGGCCGAAGAGCTGCTTCGCTGCATCGTCGAGAGCGCAGGGCTGGACTACTACCGCCTGTCGTCGGGGACCTACGTGGTCATCGAACAGGCGGAGCAGGCACCGCGCTACGGGAGCCTCGGCGGGGTCGTCGTGGACCGCGAGACCGGCGAGCCACTGCCCGGCGCGAGCGTACTCCTGGCCGACGCCTCAGCGGGGACGGCCTCGAACGGGGCCGGCATGTTCAGCTTCTCGTCGCTCGAACCGGGACCGTACCTCGTGACGGCCTCGTTCATCGGGTACGAGCCGGCCGCCGACAGCGTGTGGGTGCCGGCCGACGGGCGCACCCGCAGCCGGATCGCGCTCCGCCCGAAAGCCTTTGCCGCTGCCCCTGTCGTCGTGGACGGCATGCAGCAGCGCGCCTCGGCAGCCCTCGTCGGAGAGGCCGATCTCCGCGAGGGCGAAGCGGGGGCGTACGCGCCGGGCGCGCCCCGCGCCGGCCGTGCCGTGCTCGGCGTCGGCGACCGGCTGTTCCTGGCCGACCTTCACATCCAGGGCGGCGAGAGCGGCGAGCATGTGACGACGCTCGATGGGGCTCCCGTCTTCGACCCGGTCGCGCTCGGGCGCGTCCTCGGCGCGTTCAACCCCCTGGCGGTCGAGCGCGTGACGGTGCGCAAGGCGGGCTTCGGTGCCTCGCACGGGAGCTACACGGCCGGCGTCATCGAGATGGAGCAGGCTCTCCCGAAAGCCGGGTTCACGGCGACGACCCAGTTCGACCCCTACAGCGCCAACGCCCTGGTCGGCTTCGGCGGCAAGTCGGCCTCGGGGATGGTGGCGCTGCGGACGAGCCTGTGGGACGTGTACCGCCCAGGTGCCCTCGACGGCGCGCTCCGCCGCTGGAACGATGTCGACCCGCTCCTGACTTCGGTGCTGGCCGACGGAGGGCCGGCGCAGGCGCTTGCCGTGCAGCCGCACCGGCACGGGTCCGACGTGCTCTTCACCGACCTGCACGCCGCGGCACGCGTCGAGCTCGGGCCGTTCCGCACGCTCCGCGTCTCGGGCTACCGCGGCGCGAGCGAGGTCGAGACCGAACTCGTGGCGGCCGGCTTCGGGACGAGCGACGTGCCGGAGCAGCTCTCGATCACGCGCGACCGCTACCGCTGGACCAACACCGCCGGGCGGGTTCGCTACGAGACGATGATCGGGGCCCGGGCGCTCGGGCACGCGACGCTCCGGGCGAGCCACCACATGCTGGAGCACGGCTACCAGACCCTCGACGCCACCGAGATCGGCTACACGCCGGAGGCCGGACCTGTCGCCCTCGCCGAAGCTGCCCTGCGCGACGCCCTCGACGCCCGGCCGATGCCGGACGACGGCAACCGCTTCACCGAGTGGGTGGCCGAGGCCGGGCTCGACTACAGCCTCTCGCCCGACCACTTCGTCGAGGTCGGCCTGGAGGGGGCCGTCGTGGACCACGCGTTCCACCTCGACAACCCGTTCCTCCGCCCGCTGCGCAGCGAGAGCACGCTCGGGCGGCTCGCCGCCTTCGTCACGGACCGGGTCCAGGTCTCGCGGCGCGTCACGCTCGACGGCGGCCTCCGGCTGACGTGGGTGCCGGACCGCAGCGCGGTCTACGCCGAGCCGCGCCTCGCGCTCCGCTACGACGCCGACGCCGGCGCGGCCGTGCCCTACGCCGTCGGGCTCGGGGCGGGCCTGTACCGCCAGTTCATCAACCAGTTCGACGTGACGAGCGTCGGGCCGAGCGCGCTCGTGCCGAGCGTGCGGTTCTGGCTGCCGGTCGACGCCAGCCTCGTCCCGCCGCGCGCGCTCCACCTCACCGCTGAGGGGTTCGTGACGCCGGCCCCCGGCTGGACGGTGCGCGGGGAGGGCTACTACAAGCACCTCCCGCACCTGCTGGCGCTCGACTACGGCGCGCTGCTCACCTACCAGGTTGACGGCGAGACGGAGACCGAGCAGGCCTCCTTCGTCGGCGACGCGCGGGGCTACGCCTACGGGGCCGGGGCGCGCGTCGAGCGCGAGTCCGACCGCCTCCGGTTCAGCGTGGGTTACGACTACAGCCTCTCGCGCCGCACCTTCCCGTCGCGCTTCGACGAGCGGACGCAGCCTACCCCGTGGAACCAGCCGCACCGCCTGCAAGCCAATGCTGCCCTCCGCCTCGGCCGCGGCTTCACGGCCCAGATGCGCGGGCGCGGCGTGTGGGGCCGGACCTGGGGCTACCGCCAGGCCTACTACGACTTCCTCGCCGTCCACGCGAGCAATGCGCTCGTAGGCCTGCCCGAAGACGACACGCTGCCGGCCCTCTACGAACTCGATCTCGGCCTCGGCTACAGCCACCGCGTCGCCGGCACCGACGTCTCGATACGCTTCGACGTGCTCAACGTGCTCGACCGCGCCAACGTGCTCGACTACAGCCTGCGGCCCGTCGCGGAAAACGGATACGAGACCGTAGAGCGCACCGGGTTCGGCATCCAGCCTGTGATTACGCTTCGCATCGGGCGTTAATTTTTTTTTGGTGTAGTCGATAGGGGAATAGTCACGTTACCCCCGTAGTGGGTAAACTTCAGTGACCAACCGCCAGAGACCCCTCTCTCACTTCTTGCTCGGGACGCTGGTACTTCCGCTCACCTCACAATCCGGACTAGCCATGTCTACTCGCTACACTCGTCCACCCACGCTCTTCTCACTTCTAGCCCTCCTGCTCCTCGCTGCGGCCCCGGCATGGGCCCAAACGGCCAATGTGCAGGTGATCCACAACGCGGCCGACCCCGGTGCGGCGGTCGTCGACATCTACATCGACGCTGTCAGCAGCGACGACCCCGCCATCGAAGACCTCGCCTTCCGCGATGCAACGGGGTACCTCGAACTCCCGGCCGGGTCCGAGATCGTTGTCACCGTTGCGCCCGGCGACTCGGAGAGCGATGCGGACGGCCTCGCCTCCTTCCCGTTCACGCTCGACGATGGCGTAAACTACCAGCTTATTGCGAACGGCGTACTCGACCCGACACAGTTCGAGGCGAACCCGAATGGCGAGGACATCGGCTTCACCCTCTTTGC
This portion of the Bacteroidota bacterium genome encodes:
- a CDS encoding TonB-dependent receptor; this translates as MIQRLSLLLLLAGLASSAWAQGRHYTLALRDVPLDQALETLVELTQINLLYGDEVGEARVYCRRDEVEAEELLRCIVESAGLDYYRLSSGTYVVIEQAEQAPRYGSLGGVVVDRETGEPLPGASVLLADASAGTASNGAGMFSFSSLEPGPYLVTASFIGYEPAADSVWVPADGRTRSRIALRPKAFAAAPVVVDGMQQRASAALVGEADLREGEAGAYAPGAPRAGRAVLGVGDRLFLADLHIQGGESGEHVTTLDGAPVFDPVALGRVLGAFNPLAVERVTVRKAGFGASHGSYTAGVIEMEQALPKAGFTATTQFDPYSANALVGFGGKSASGMVALRTSLWDVYRPGALDGALRRWNDVDPLLTSVLADGGPAQALAVQPHRHGSDVLFTDLHAAARVELGPFRTLRVSGYRGASEVETELVAAGFGTSDVPEQLSITRDRYRWTNTAGRVRYETMIGARALGHATLRASHHMLEHGYQTLDATEIGYTPEAGPVALAEAALRDALDARPMPDDGNRFTEWVAEAGLDYSLSPDHFVEVGLEGAVVDHAFHLDNPFLRPLRSESTLGRLAAFVTDRVQVSRRVTLDGGLRLTWVPDRSAVYAEPRLALRYDADAGAAVPYAVGLGAGLYRQFINQFDVTSVGPSALVPSVRFWLPVDASLVPPRALHLTAEGFVTPAPGWTVRGEGYYKHLPHLLALDYGALLTYQVDGETETEQASFVGDARGYAYGAGARVERESDRLRFSVGYDYSLSRRTFPSRFDERTQPTPWNQPHRLQANAALRLGRGFTAQMRGRGVWGRTWGYRQAYYDFLAVHASNALVGLPEDDTLPALYELDLGLGYSHRVAGTDVSIRFDVLNVLDRANVLDYSLRPVAENGYETVERTGFGIQPVITLRIGR